A portion of the Carassius carassius chromosome 42, fCarCar2.1, whole genome shotgun sequence genome contains these proteins:
- the LOC132123964 gene encoding uncharacterized protein LOC132123964 — protein sequence MPKLHAPKESVMPNLRSIEKRLLKDTVKAEIYRAELEKLKHTGAVQEVNKETTDSEECWYIPHHIVSHNGKARVVFNCSHQYHGQSLNQYLLPGPTLGASLLGVLIRVREHPVAVSGDIKAMFHQVRLLPEDRPLLRFLWRDLKVEGPPKVFEWQVLPFGTACCSCCATYALQRHVTEHSVSDESIRFSVEKCFYVDNCLQSLSTPEAARYLVDGLRKMLSTAGFEIRQLASNVPGVLSHLPTEAQAESLELWLAQDKTDISESTLGLHWNWQTDRLSFKSRPVVYKSTTLRNIYKVLATQYDPL from the coding sequence ATGCCTAAGTTGCATGCCCCTAAGGAATCAGTCATGCCTAACCTGCGCAGTATTGAGAAACGTTTGTTGAAGGATACGGTGAAAGCAGAGATCTACAGAGCTGAGCTGGAGAAGCTCAAGCATACAGGAGCTGTCCAGGAAGTAAATAAAGAAACAACAGACTCTGAGGAATGTTGGTATATACCTCACCACATTGTCAGTCATAATGGGAAAGCTCGTGTTGTTTTCAACTGTTCCCACCAATATCATGGGCAGAGTCTCAACCAGTATCTGCTGCCTGGCCCTACACTTGGCGCATCATTGTTAGGTGTGCTCATCAGAGTTAGGGAGCATCCAGTCGCAGTAAGTGGTGACATCAAGGCGATGTTCCATCAGGTCCGCCTCCTTCCTGAAGATCGTCCCCTACTGCGTTTCCTGTGGCGTGATCTGAAAGTGGAGGGACCACCTAAAGTTTTCGAATGGCAGGTGTTACCATTTGGCACTGCATGCTGTTCGTGCTGTGCCACTTATGCTCTGCAGCGCCATGTGACCGAGCACAGTGTGTCTGATGAGTCCATCAGGTTCTCAGTAGAGAAATGTTTTTATGTGGACAATTGCCTTCAGAGTCTGAGCACCCCTGAAGCGGCGAGGTACCTGGTTGACGGATTGAGAAAGATGCTTTCTACAGCTGGATTTGAGATACGACAGTTGGCCAGCAATGTTCCCGGAGTTCTGAGTCACTTACCCACAGAAGCTCAAGCTGAGAGCTTGGAACTTTGGTTAGCTCAAGACAAGACCGACATTTCAGAGTCAACCTTAGGTCTACACTGGAACTGGCAGACTGATAGACTGTCATTCAAGAGCCGACCTGTCGTGTATAAGTCTACCACCCTCAGGAACATCTACAAGGTCCTAGCCACTCAATATGATCCTCTCTGA